Proteins from a single region of Caloramator sp. E03:
- a CDS encoding DegV family protein, with translation MKKIYLVTDSTADLSKEYIENNNIIVAPLTVTYKGVSYRDRVDIDTEQLISFLKEGDELPTTSQVNPQSFYELYSKLLKEDCYIISIHISSGISGTFQSANIAKQMIGSEKIYIVDSKSVSFGTGLLVIQAKKMIDEGLDVKDIYERLLVLSNKVRVAFILDTLEYIKKGGRVSTTKATIGTLLNIKPIIHSKDGKLLIYEKPRGIKKAKEILLNYIKDFNCDEKMDFAVGSLGFENEMDEFIIDVKELLGRDDLLISDVGTVIATYSGPNVIGIYFFEK, from the coding sequence ATGAAAAAAATATATTTAGTAACTGATAGTACAGCAGATCTTTCAAAAGAATATATTGAAAATAACAACATTATTGTTGCACCATTGACAGTGACATATAAAGGTGTAAGTTATAGAGATAGAGTTGATATAGATACAGAACAGCTTATTTCATTTTTAAAAGAAGGTGATGAACTTCCTACAACATCACAAGTAAATCCACAAAGTTTTTATGAATTATATTCTAAATTATTAAAAGAGGATTGCTATATAATATCTATACATATATCATCAGGAATAAGCGGGACTTTCCAATCTGCAAATATAGCAAAACAGATGATAGGTTCAGAAAAAATATATATCGTTGATTCAAAAAGTGTAAGCTTTGGTACGGGGCTTTTGGTAATACAGGCTAAAAAGATGATTGATGAAGGTTTAGATGTTAAAGATATTTATGAAAGACTTTTGGTCCTTTCAAATAAGGTTAGGGTTGCTTTTATACTTGATACTCTTGAATACATTAAAAAAGGTGGAAGAGTTTCAACAACAAAGGCAACAATAGGAACATTATTAAATATAAAGCCAATTATTCATTCAAAGGATGGAAAACTTTTAATATATGAAAAACCAAGAGGAATAAAAAAAGCAAAGGAAATATTATTAAATTATATAAAAGATTTTAATTGTGATGAAAAAATGGATTTTGCAGTAGGAAGTTTAGGATTTGAAAATGAAATGGATGAATTTATAATAGATGTTAAGGAACTATTAGGAAGAGATGATTTATTGATTTCTGATGTTGGAACTGTAATAGCAACATATTCAGGACCAAACGTAATTGGGATTTATTTTTTTGAAAAATAA
- a CDS encoding GrdX family protein has product MIEKIIVITNNNISYDYFKNKYKVVFVEGSIMDVLIRVRDYIHKGHRLLTHPLMGSVKPNETPYKTVIISEYSNNTPDLQSIMYIENSIEVAQNLIKNKPQRNWPQSVLKDFAIIDFDLITNALNK; this is encoded by the coding sequence TTGATAGAAAAAATTATTGTAATTACAAATAATAATATTTCCTATGATTATTTTAAAAATAAATATAAAGTCGTTTTTGTTGAAGGAAGCATAATGGATGTACTTATAAGAGTTAGAGATTATATACATAAAGGACACAGGCTATTAACTCATCCACTTATGGGAAGCGTAAAACCAAATGAAACACCCTATAAAACAGTAATAATATCAGAATATTCAAATAATACTCCCGATTTACAATCTATTATGTATATAGAAAATAGCATAGAAGTTGCACAAAATTTGATTAAAAATAAACCCCAAAGGAATTGGCCACAATCTGTGTTAAAGGATTTTGCAATTATAGATTTTGATTTAATTACAAATGCATTAAATAAATAA
- a CDS encoding glycine/sarcosine/betaine reductase component B subunit has product MRLELGKIYINDVRFGLETAVKDGILYINKEELLKEVGGDERLKSIDVDLAHPGDKTRIIPVKDVIEPRVKVEGSGGIFPGFISKVDTVGSGKTNVLKGTAIVTTGKIVGFQEGIIDMSGEGAKYTPFSKTHNIVLICEPIEGLPQHEHEEAVRMVGLKAAVYVGKAGKNVIPDEIKAYETKPLLEQIKEYPNLPKVVYVYMLQSQGLLHDTYVYGVDAKKIIPTFIYPTEVFDGAIVSGNCVSACDKNPTYVHMNHPIIEDLYERHGKDYNFIGCVITNENVYLADKERSSNYTAKLLEYLGADAAIISEEGFGNPDADLVMNCNKIEEKGIKTVLVTDEYAGRDGASQSLADSTPKGNAIVTAGNANEIVVLPPMDKVIGHPEAANVIAGGFSGSLRPDGSIEAEIQVITGATSEVGFGYLTAKSY; this is encoded by the coding sequence TTGCGCCTTGAATTAGGGAAGATCTATATTAATGACGTAAGGTTTGGCTTAGAAACTGCGGTTAAAGATGGCATCCTTTATATAAACAAAGAAGAACTTTTAAAAGAGGTTGGAGGAGATGAAAGGCTAAAAAGCATCGATGTGGATCTTGCACATCCGGGAGATAAAACAAGAATAATCCCAGTAAAGGATGTTATCGAACCAAGGGTTAAAGTTGAAGGAAGTGGAGGAATATTTCCAGGATTTATTTCAAAAGTAGATACTGTAGGTTCAGGGAAGACTAATGTGCTTAAAGGAACAGCTATTGTAACAACTGGTAAAATAGTTGGTTTCCAAGAAGGAATAATAGACATGTCTGGAGAAGGTGCTAAATATACTCCTTTTTCAAAGACACACAACATTGTTTTAATATGTGAACCTATTGAAGGATTGCCACAACATGAACATGAAGAAGCTGTGAGAATGGTTGGATTAAAAGCAGCAGTATATGTGGGAAAGGCTGGAAAGAATGTTATTCCTGATGAAATAAAGGCCTATGAAACAAAACCTTTACTTGAACAAATAAAAGAATATCCTAATCTACCAAAAGTTGTTTATGTATATATGCTCCAAAGCCAAGGACTGCTTCATGACACTTATGTGTATGGTGTAGATGCCAAAAAGATAATACCAACATTTATTTATCCAACAGAGGTATTTGATGGAGCTATAGTTAGTGGAAATTGTGTATCTGCATGCGATAAGAATCCAACTTATGTTCATATGAATCATCCAATTATTGAGGATTTATATGAAAGGCATGGAAAGGATTATAACTTTATTGGATGTGTCATTACAAATGAGAATGTTTACCTTGCAGATAAGGAACGTTCTTCTAACTATACAGCAAAGCTTCTTGAATACTTAGGTGCTGATGCTGCAATTATTTCTGAAGAAGGCTTTGGGAATCCTGATGCAGATCTTGTTATGAATTGCAATAAAATTGAAGAGAAGGGTATTAAAACTGTTCTTGTAACTGATGAATATGCTGGCCGTGATGGAGCATCTCAGTCTCTTGCTGATTCTACCCCAAAAGGTAATGCAATAGTTACAGCTGGAAATGCAAATGAAATTGTTGTATTACCTCCAATGGACAAGGTAATCGGACATCCTGAGGCTGCAAATGTTATAGCTGGAGGTTTTTCAGGTTCATTAAGACCTGATGGTTCAATTGAGGCTGAGATACAGGTAATAACAGGTGCTACAAGTGAAGTTGGATTTGGATATTTAACTGCTAAATCTTATTAA
- the grdD gene encoding glycine/sarcosine/betaine reductase complex component C subunit alpha, translated as MSKESVKKLIGEVFNEVADAIKNGSFEKKVKIGLTTFESEHGVKELIKAAEMAEKKYKDFEIVLIGPKADTKLYTYEANTYKEAHSIMEELIDRGEIDGCVTQHYNFPIGVSTVGRIITPGKGKEMLIATTTGTSSTNRVEGMVKNAIYGIITAKACGIENPSLGILNIDGARQVERILKDIDSRGYKINFAKSIRSDGGCIMRGNDLLAGTPDVMVTDTLTGNLLIKIFSSYTTGGDYESFGYGYGPGIGAGYKRLICITSRASGAPVVCEALRFCATCAQSNILNIAEEEFKKLNNACFNEIIKNKTLQNANNNYKEIKLPAKKVVTHAISGIDILDLESAVRELLESGVYSESGMGCTGPVLLVADEDAEAAKNILMKKGYII; from the coding sequence ATGTCAAAGGAAAGCGTTAAAAAGTTGATTGGTGAAGTTTTCAATGAAGTAGCTGATGCCATAAAAAATGGGAGTTTTGAAAAAAAAGTGAAGATAGGTCTTACTACTTTTGAAAGTGAGCACGGAGTAAAAGAACTTATTAAAGCTGCTGAAATGGCTGAAAAAAAGTATAAAGATTTTGAAATAGTACTAATAGGTCCTAAAGCAGATACAAAGCTTTATACTTATGAAGCAAACACATATAAAGAAGCTCATAGCATTATGGAAGAACTTATTGATAGAGGCGAAATTGATGGATGCGTTACTCAGCATTATAACTTTCCTATTGGAGTTTCAACTGTTGGTAGGATTATAACACCAGGTAAAGGAAAAGAAATGTTAATAGCAACAACAACAGGTACATCATCAACTAACAGGGTAGAAGGAATGGTTAAAAATGCAATATATGGAATAATAACTGCAAAGGCCTGTGGAATTGAAAATCCTTCTCTTGGAATTTTGAATATAGATGGGGCAAGACAGGTTGAAAGGATTTTAAAGGATATAGATTCAAGGGGATATAAAATTAACTTTGCAAAATCAATAAGATCTGATGGCGGATGTATTATGAGAGGAAACGATCTTTTAGCAGGTACGCCAGATGTGATGGTTACTGATACATTAACTGGTAATCTGCTTATAAAAATATTCTCATCTTATACAACTGGTGGAGATTATGAATCTTTTGGCTATGGCTATGGTCCGGGAATTGGTGCAGGATATAAAAGGCTTATTTGTATAACATCAAGAGCATCTGGGGCACCAGTGGTTTGTGAGGCTCTAAGGTTTTGTGCTACCTGTGCACAAAGTAACATTCTAAACATAGCTGAAGAAGAATTTAAAAAGCTAAATAATGCATGTTTTAATGAAATAATCAAAAATAAAACGTTACAAAATGCAAATAATAATTATAAAGAAATAAAACTTCCTGCAAAGAAAGTAGTAACTCATGCAATATCAGGTATAGATATACTTGACCTTGAAAGTGCAGTTAGAGAATTATTGGAAAGTGGAGTGTATTCTGAAAGCGGAATGGGCTGCACAGGACCTGTTTTGCTTGTTGCAGACGAAGATGCTGAAGCTGCTAAAAATATATTAATGAAAAAGGGGTATATAATTTAA
- the grdA gene encoding glycine/sarcosine/betaine reductase complex selenoprotein A — translation MILKDKKVIAIGDRDGIPGPAIEECAKSAGADVVFASTECFVUTAAGAMDLEIQQRVKDLTEKYGAENVVVLLGGSEAETAGLSAETVTAGDPTYAGPLAGVSLGLRVYHILEEEIKNECDPNVFDEQCGMMEMVLDVEAISKEVRSIREQYTQFKN, via the coding sequence ATGATATTAAAGGATAAAAAAGTTATTGCTATAGGAGATAGAGATGGTATACCAGGCCCTGCAATTGAAGAATGTGCAAAGAGTGCAGGAGCTGATGTAGTATTTGCATCAACTGAATGTTTTGTTTGAACAGCCGCTGGTGCGATGGATCTGGAGATCCAACAAAGAGTTAAGGATTTAACAGAAAAATATGGTGCTGAAAATGTTGTTGTTCTTCTTGGAGGTTCAGAGGCCGAAACTGCTGGCCTATCAGCAGAAACTGTAACTGCAGGAGATCCAACCTATGCAGGTCCCCTTGCAGGAGTATCCTTAGGACTTAGGGTTTATCACATTTTAGAAGAAGAAATTAAAAATGAATGTGATCCTAATGTTTTTGATGAGCAGTGTGGAATGATGGAAATGGTTCTTGATGTTGAGGCTATATCAAAAGAGGTACGTTCAATAAGAGAGCAATATACCCAGTTTAAGAATTAA
- the grdB gene encoding glycine reductase complex selenoprotein B encodes MIRVVHYLNQFFAQIGGEEKANIPPQVKEGIVGPGMAFKAAFKGEAEIVATVICGDSYFAENSSAVLEIVEMVKKYNPDLFIAGPAFNAGRYGTACGTIAKAVKDNLNIPVVTGMYIENPGVDLFKKDIYIISTKDNASGMRDAVPKMAALGLKLLKGEEIGSPEVEGYIPRGIRKNYFAVDRASKRAVDMLVKKIKGEPFETEFVMPIFDKVDPNPAIEDISKVKIALVTSGGIVPKGNPDKIESSSATKYGEYSIEGVYDLTEETFETAHGGYDPVYANKDADRVLPVDVLRDLEKEGKIGKLHEKYYSTVGNGTAVKSAAKYGAEIAKKLIADGVQAVILTSTUGTCTRCGATMVKEIERAGLPVVHMCTIVPISKTVGANRIVPTVAIPHPLGNPTLSKEDEKHLRRKLVERALKALQTPIDGQTVFEE; translated from the coding sequence ATGATTCGAGTAGTGCATTATTTAAATCAGTTTTTTGCTCAGATTGGTGGAGAGGAAAAGGCAAATATTCCACCTCAGGTTAAGGAAGGTATAGTAGGTCCTGGAATGGCTTTTAAAGCTGCTTTTAAAGGGGAAGCAGAAATTGTTGCTACGGTAATTTGTGGTGACTCATATTTTGCTGAAAACAGCTCAGCTGTTTTAGAAATAGTAGAAATGGTGAAAAAATATAATCCCGATTTATTTATAGCGGGACCTGCTTTTAATGCAGGTAGATACGGTACTGCATGTGGTACTATTGCAAAGGCTGTAAAAGATAATCTTAATATACCTGTTGTTACAGGTATGTATATTGAAAACCCAGGAGTTGATCTTTTTAAGAAGGATATATATATAATTTCAACAAAGGATAATGCTTCGGGTATGAGAGATGCAGTTCCAAAGATGGCTGCTTTAGGATTAAAACTATTAAAAGGTGAAGAAATAGGATCTCCTGAGGTAGAAGGATATATTCCAAGGGGCATTAGGAAGAACTATTTTGCTGTGGATAGAGCTTCAAAGAGAGCAGTGGATATGCTCGTTAAAAAGATAAAAGGAGAGCCCTTTGAAACAGAGTTTGTTATGCCTATATTTGATAAGGTAGATCCTAATCCTGCTATTGAAGATATATCTAAAGTTAAAATAGCTCTTGTAACATCAGGTGGTATAGTTCCAAAGGGAAACCCTGATAAAATTGAATCATCAAGTGCAACAAAATACGGAGAATATAGCATTGAGGGAGTATATGATTTAACAGAGGAAACCTTTGAAACTGCTCATGGAGGATATGATCCCGTATATGCAAATAAGGATGCTGATAGGGTACTTCCTGTTGATGTATTAAGAGACCTTGAAAAGGAAGGGAAGATTGGTAAACTCCATGAAAAATATTATTCAACAGTAGGAAATGGTACAGCAGTAAAAAGTGCTGCAAAGTATGGTGCCGAGATTGCAAAAAAACTAATAGCTGATGGGGTTCAAGCTGTAATTCTAACTTCTACCTGAGGAACTTGTACACGTTGCGGGGCAACGATGGTTAAAGAAATTGAAAGAGCAGGGCTTCCGGTTGTTCATATGTGTACTATAGTTCCTATTTCAAAGACTGTTGGAGCCAATAGAATAGTACCAACGGTTGCAATTCCTCATCCTCTTGGGAATCCAACTCTTTCAAAGGAAGATGAAAAGCATTTGAGAAGAAAGCTTGTAGAAAGAGCTTTGAAGGCTCTTCAAACTCCAATTGATGGGCAGACTGTTTTTGAAGAATAA
- a CDS encoding BMP family lipoprotein has translation MKKILSIILAIFVVASVFAGCGQKQSQQQQQQQQTEQPKKIETNVKIGLATDEGGKGDKSFNDAAIAGLDKIASEYTVEPVILESKQNDQYEPNLKNLASANDLVFAVGFKMQDALTKIAKAYPDKKFAIIDSVVELPNVESICFKEEEGSFLMGVIAAKTSQTGKIGFVGGIDMPLIQKFEAGFIAGVKSVNPEAAKDLENRKNVKYANSFSDINKGYELAKSLYNSGCDVIYHAAGGVGLGVFNAAKEMKKWAIGVDSDQAQTVPDAKDVILCSMLKRVDVGTYSASKDTIENKFQGGKTLVLGLKEDGVGISPTVNPAVQQSTLDLANKYKEAIVNGTIVVPSTLDDVKKFQPVEIK, from the coding sequence ATGAAAAAAATACTTTCGATTATTTTAGCGATTTTTGTTGTTGCAAGCGTTTTTGCGGGGTGTGGCCAAAAACAATCACAGCAACAGCAACAACAGCAGCAAACTGAACAGCCAAAGAAGATTGAAACAAATGTTAAAATTGGTCTTGCAACAGACGAAGGAGGGAAAGGTGATAAGTCCTTTAACGATGCAGCAATTGCTGGTCTTGACAAAATAGCAAGCGAATATACTGTTGAACCTGTTATTCTTGAATCTAAACAAAATGACCAATATGAACCAAATCTTAAAAACCTTGCTTCAGCAAATGATCTTGTTTTTGCTGTAGGTTTTAAGATGCAGGATGCTTTAACAAAAATAGCAAAGGCATATCCAGATAAGAAGTTTGCTATAATTGACTCAGTTGTTGAGCTGCCAAATGTTGAATCAATATGTTTTAAGGAAGAAGAAGGCTCATTCCTTATGGGAGTTATAGCAGCAAAGACTTCTCAAACTGGTAAAATTGGTTTTGTAGGTGGTATTGATATGCCACTTATTCAAAAGTTTGAAGCTGGATTTATAGCTGGTGTTAAATCAGTTAATCCAGAAGCTGCAAAGGATCTTGAAAATAGAAAGAATGTAAAATATGCAAACAGCTTTAGCGATATTAACAAAGGATATGAGCTTGCAAAATCTCTCTACAATTCAGGTTGTGACGTTATATACCATGCAGCAGGTGGAGTAGGACTTGGAGTATTTAATGCTGCAAAGGAAATGAAGAAATGGGCAATTGGTGTTGATTCAGACCAAGCTCAAACAGTTCCAGATGCTAAGGATGTAATTCTTTGTTCAATGCTCAAGAGAGTTGACGTAGGAACATATTCTGCATCAAAAGACACAATAGAGAACAAATTCCAAGGAGGTAAGACATTAGTTCTTGGACTTAAGGAAGATGGAGTTGGCATCTCACCAACAGTTAACCCAGCAGTTCAGCAATCAACACTTGATCTTGCAAATAAATATAAAGAAGCTATAGTTAATGGTACTATAGTTGTACCATCTACACTTGATGATGTAAAGAAATTCCAACCAGTTGAAATTAAATAA
- the trxA gene encoding thioredoxin TrxA, producing the protein MIEVNKDNFESEVLNCTEKPVFVDFWGDKCEICKQLMPDIHRLEEKYGDKFKFCSLNTSQNRRLAIAQKVLGLPTMIVYVNGEKAEVLTPDKISSADDIENMLKKF; encoded by the coding sequence ATGATAGAAGTAAATAAAGATAATTTTGAATCTGAGGTTTTAAATTGCACTGAAAAGCCTGTTTTTGTTGACTTTTGGGGAGATAAGTGTGAAATATGTAAACAGCTAATGCCAGATATTCACAGGCTTGAAGAAAAATATGGGGATAAATTTAAGTTTTGTAGCTTGAATACAAGCCAAAACAGAAGACTTGCAATAGCACAAAAAGTTTTAGGTCTTCCAACTATGATTGTATATGTTAATGGAGAAAAGGCTGAAGTTTTAACTCCAGATAAAATATCTTCAGCAGATGATATTGAAAATATGCTAAAAAAATTTTAA
- the grdC gene encoding glycine/sarcosine/betaine reductase complex component C subunit beta, with translation MFPVIKGASYILINTPDMVINNGITQTVERETNPDSEYLKKISNYLRSFEDVVSYPVNQTYIGNLAPEELGEMPRPWYQKKIDGASRYGKFGEIMPEDEFYGLMKVSDTFDLVVLEKNFTSDIKLKFEEHKLLKDYIAKLGEGVNFEEIKRLVESAGAEPLCIKGEIVGCVKRAHEIDKNLSAHIMTENLAVKASGILAVLNLIDRLNINKDSIDYIIECSEEACGDMNQRGGGNFAKSIGEIAGLKNATGCDVRGFCAGPTHALVNAAGLIQSKVFKNIVVVGGGATAKLGMNGKDHVKKGLPILEDVLGGFAILVSENDGVSPVIRTDAVGKHSIGAGASPQAVIEAIVAAPLEKLGYSFTDIDLYAPEMQNPEITEPAGAGDVPMQNYKMIGALAVKKGQIEKASLTEFVKSHGYVGYAPTQGHVPSGVPIIGHGIEKIKEGKINRFMIVGKGSLFLARMTNLFDGISFVVEKNVQREEVISKEDIKSMVAEAMKEFASYLLKNTR, from the coding sequence ATGTTTCCAGTTATAAAAGGAGCAAGCTATATCCTAATAAATACTCCTGATATGGTTATTAATAATGGTATAACTCAAACTGTAGAAAGAGAAACCAATCCGGATTCAGAATATTTAAAAAAAATCTCGAATTATTTAAGAAGTTTTGAGGATGTGGTATCTTATCCCGTAAATCAGACTTACATTGGAAATTTGGCCCCTGAAGAACTTGGGGAAATGCCAAGGCCTTGGTATCAAAAAAAGATTGATGGTGCCTCAAGATACGGAAAATTTGGAGAAATAATGCCTGAAGATGAATTCTATGGGCTAATGAAGGTAAGTGATACATTTGATCTTGTTGTACTTGAAAAGAATTTTACAAGTGATATTAAATTAAAATTTGAAGAGCACAAGCTTTTAAAGGATTATATTGCAAAACTTGGTGAAGGGGTGAACTTTGAAGAGATAAAAAGGCTTGTTGAAAGTGCTGGTGCAGAGCCTTTATGTATAAAAGGTGAAATTGTAGGATGTGTAAAAAGAGCCCATGAAATTGATAAGAACCTTTCAGCTCACATAATGACAGAAAATTTAGCAGTTAAGGCCTCTGGTATACTTGCAGTTTTAAATCTTATAGATAGGCTAAATATAAATAAGGATTCAATTGATTATATAATAGAGTGCTCAGAGGAAGCTTGTGGGGATATGAATCAAAGAGGTGGAGGAAACTTTGCAAAATCTATTGGTGAAATAGCAGGACTTAAAAATGCAACAGGATGTGATGTAAGGGGATTTTGTGCAGGGCCTACTCATGCACTAGTAAATGCAGCAGGGCTCATACAGTCTAAAGTATTTAAAAATATCGTGGTAGTTGGAGGTGGGGCTACTGCAAAACTTGGAATGAATGGAAAAGATCATGTTAAAAAGGGATTACCAATACTTGAAGATGTGCTTGGAGGATTTGCGATACTTGTTTCAGAAAACGATGGAGTAAGTCCTGTTATAAGAACAGATGCAGTTGGAAAGCACTCAATTGGTGCTGGGGCATCGCCACAGGCTGTTATTGAAGCTATTGTTGCAGCTCCACTTGAAAAGTTAGGTTACAGTTTTACAGATATAGATTTATATGCACCAGAGATGCAGAATCCAGAAATTACAGAACCAGCAGGTGCAGGTGATGTGCCTATGCAAAACTACAAGATGATAGGGGCACTTGCAGTTAAAAAAGGACAAATAGAAAAAGCATCTCTAACTGAATTTGTAAAAAGCCATGGATATGTAGGCTATGCACCAACTCAAGGTCACGTTCCTTCAGGAGTACCAATTATAGGGCATGGTATAGAAAAAATAAAAGAAGGCAAAATTAACAGATTTATGATTGTAGGAAAAGGAAGTTTGTTTTTGGCAAGAATGACTAACCTTTTTGATGGAATTTCTTTTGTAGTAGAGAAGAATGTTCAAAGGGAAGAAGTTATATCAAAGGAAGATATAAAGAGTATGGTGGCTGAGGCTATGAAAGAATTTGCTTCATATCTACTTAAAAATACGAGGTGA
- the trxB gene encoding thioredoxin-disulfide reductase, translated as MSKVYDIIIIGGGPAGLSAGIYGSRSKLDVLIIEKGKFGGQITTTAELENYPGSIENCTGPALAERMKKQAEEFGTEFLKDEVLSVDFTKDMKIVRCRNGEYMSKAIIIASGAQPKPGGFEKEFEFIGRGVSYCATCDADFFEGLDVAVIGGGDSAITEAIYLTKFAESVTVIHRRDSLRATKSLQEKAFNNPKIKFIWNSVVTAANGDEILESLTIKNVLTGELSEIFVNGVFVFVGLNPITSVFKGHIELDEKGYIPTDETMRTNVEGVFAAGDVRVKSLRQVITAAADGAIAAVAAEEYINEKFNK; from the coding sequence ATGTCAAAAGTTTATGACATAATAATTATTGGAGGTGGACCTGCTGGTCTTTCGGCAGGTATCTATGGTTCACGATCAAAGCTCGATGTTCTTATTATTGAAAAAGGTAAATTTGGAGGTCAAATCACCACTACAGCAGAGCTTGAAAACTATCCAGGTTCAATTGAAAACTGTACAGGGCCTGCACTTGCTGAAAGAATGAAAAAACAGGCTGAAGAATTTGGAACAGAATTTTTAAAAGATGAGGTATTATCAGTTGATTTTACAAAGGACATGAAAATAGTAAGGTGTAGGAATGGAGAATATATGTCTAAAGCAATTATAATTGCATCTGGTGCACAGCCAAAGCCTGGAGGATTTGAAAAGGAGTTTGAGTTTATAGGAAGAGGCGTTTCTTATTGTGCAACATGTGATGCTGACTTTTTTGAAGGCCTTGATGTTGCAGTTATTGGTGGTGGGGATTCTGCAATTACAGAAGCAATTTATTTAACTAAGTTTGCTGAAAGTGTAACTGTAATACACAGAAGAGATTCGTTAAGAGCAACAAAATCCCTGCAAGAAAAGGCATTTAATAATCCGAAAATTAAATTTATTTGGAATAGTGTTGTAACAGCTGCAAATGGAGATGAAATACTTGAGAGCCTTACAATAAAAAATGTTCTAACAGGAGAGTTAAGCGAAATTTTTGTTAATGGAGTTTTTGTATTTGTTGGTCTTAATCCTATAACTTCAGTATTTAAAGGACATATAGAACTTGATGAAAAAGGATATATACCAACAGATGAAACAATGAGAACTAATGTTGAGGGAGTGTTTGCAGCAGGCGATGTAAGAGTAAAATCATTAAGACAGGTTATAACTGCTGCTGCTGATGGTGCAATAGCTGCAGTTGCAGCAGAAGAGTATATAAACGAAAAGTTTAACAAATAG